The Stratiformator vulcanicus genome has a segment encoding these proteins:
- a CDS encoding thioredoxin-disulfide reductase yields the protein MAERVVIIGSGPAGWAAAIYTSRAQLKPLCIEGAQTQENYVQGTLPLGQLALTTEVENYPGFPAGELSGYLSSSLDKAELDQVPVLDHQETVTGPQLMNLMRKQAKNFGTKVMTDDVVDVDFSERPFKLKTLSGETVEAESVIIATGARANWLGLESENKFKNNGVSACAVCDGALPRFRENPLVVVGGGDSAMEEATFLTKYASKVYIIHRREEFRASKIMAERALNNPKIEVKWNSEVEEVLGSDDKGVTGVRLASTVEEGKTEELDATGMFTAIGHTPNTEFLKGHVDLSESGYVVWTKPFRTNTNVEGVFAAGDVADDQYRQAVTAAGTGCMAALDAERWLAAEGIH from the coding sequence GTGGCAGAACGGGTAGTCATCATCGGATCGGGTCCGGCCGGTTGGGCCGCGGCGATTTATACGTCCCGCGCGCAGTTGAAACCGCTGTGCATCGAAGGGGCTCAGACCCAAGAAAACTACGTGCAAGGCACGTTGCCCTTGGGACAGCTCGCTTTGACGACCGAAGTCGAGAACTATCCCGGTTTTCCCGCGGGCGAGTTGAGCGGTTACCTCTCGAGCTCACTCGACAAGGCCGAGCTGGATCAGGTGCCGGTCCTCGATCATCAAGAGACGGTTACCGGTCCGCAGTTGATGAATCTCATGCGGAAGCAGGCGAAGAATTTCGGCACGAAGGTCATGACCGACGATGTCGTTGACGTCGATTTCTCGGAACGCCCCTTCAAGCTCAAAACGCTCAGCGGAGAAACGGTCGAAGCCGAATCGGTCATCATCGCGACTGGGGCACGGGCCAACTGGCTCGGTTTGGAGTCTGAAAACAAGTTCAAGAACAACGGCGTCTCAGCCTGTGCCGTCTGCGATGGGGCATTACCACGCTTTCGTGAGAATCCACTGGTGGTCGTCGGTGGCGGCGACAGCGCGATGGAAGAAGCGACCTTTCTCACGAAGTACGCGTCGAAGGTCTATATCATCCACCGACGCGAAGAGTTTCGCGCCAGCAAAATCATGGCCGAGCGAGCCCTCAACAATCCGAAGATCGAGGTGAAGTGGAACTCGGAAGTCGAGGAAGTCCTCGGCAGTGATGACAAAGGCGTCACGGGAGTTCGATTGGCAAGCACGGTCGAGGAGGGCAAGACGGAAGAACTCGACGCGACCGGCATGTTCACAGCGATCGGGCACACTCCCAATACCGAGTTCTTAAAAGGTCACGTCGATCTGTCTGAGAGTGGCTACGTCGTGTGGACCAAACCGTTCCGCACGAACACCAACGTTGAAGGTGTTTTCGCCGCCGGGGATGTCGCCGACGACCAATATCGCCAAGCGGTGACCGCGGCCGGCACAGGATGCATGGCGGCCCTTGATGCGGAACGCTGGCTGGCCGCCGAAGGAATTCATTAG
- a CDS encoding M24 family metallopeptidase, whose protein sequence is MLTKDGCLERRKRFWDEVPDEAEWALIADPRHLNYLANFWVQPLSFSFGERGILLLEREGRATLLADNFAFRSASAEPYVDREQLTYWYDHKHSVINRDYALFEAVKSIAPELTARSGVIESTWLPAGIVPLLESANVLEGVEVGPILRTLRRSKHDDEIVLLRKCMAAGDAGHARAREVIRPGVSELDVYREIQSAAIAEAGRAAIVYGDFRATNAAEPKAGGLPTEYVIKEGDLFIVDYSVMLDGYRSDFTNTYAVGEPTQRQQELFDACVAGLEAGEKAIAVGAKCADIYQTVSKPLEEAGVGPLAHHAGHGLGMGHPEPPILVPESVDELLEGDVVTLEPGVYVEGVGGMRIEHNILVTSDGAERLNGQTISLT, encoded by the coding sequence ATGCTGACAAAAGATGGCTGCCTCGAACGTCGAAAACGATTCTGGGACGAAGTCCCCGACGAAGCCGAGTGGGCTCTGATCGCCGACCCGCGGCATTTGAATTACTTGGCAAATTTCTGGGTGCAGCCGCTCAGCTTTTCATTCGGAGAGCGCGGGATTTTGCTCTTGGAACGGGAAGGGCGAGCGACGCTTCTTGCCGATAACTTCGCTTTCCGTTCGGCATCCGCGGAACCGTACGTCGATCGCGAGCAACTGACCTATTGGTACGACCACAAGCATTCGGTCATCAATCGCGATTACGCTTTGTTTGAGGCCGTCAAATCGATCGCGCCGGAGTTGACAGCTCGATCGGGCGTCATTGAATCGACTTGGTTACCCGCCGGCATTGTGCCCTTACTTGAGAGCGCGAACGTTCTGGAGGGTGTCGAAGTCGGGCCGATCTTGCGGACGCTGCGGCGATCAAAGCACGACGATGAAATCGTACTCTTGCGAAAATGCATGGCGGCGGGCGATGCCGGACACGCCAGAGCACGCGAGGTGATTCGACCGGGCGTCTCCGAGCTCGACGTGTACCGCGAGATTCAATCGGCCGCGATCGCCGAGGCGGGGCGAGCCGCTATCGTCTACGGTGACTTTCGCGCGACAAACGCTGCTGAGCCGAAAGCGGGTGGACTGCCGACCGAGTATGTCATCAAAGAAGGCGACCTGTTCATTGTCGACTATTCGGTGATGCTCGACGGTTACCGCAGCGACTTCACGAATACGTACGCCGTGGGTGAGCCAACCCAGCGCCAACAGGAGCTCTTCGATGCCTGTGTCGCCGGTCTGGAGGCGGGTGAGAAAGCGATCGCTGTCGGAGCCAAGTGCGCCGACATTTACCAGACCGTCTCGAAACCGCTTGAAGAAGCGGGCGTTGGTCCGCTGGCCCATCATGCCGGACATGGCCTCGGCATGGGTCACCCCGAACCCCCGATCCTCGTGCCCGAAAGTGTCGACGAACTACTCGAAGGTGACGTCGTCACTTTGGAGCCGGGAGTCTACGTCGAAGGTGTCGGGGGGATGCGCATCGAGCACAATATCCTCGTGACTTCTGACGGCGCAGAGCGGCTCAACGGTCAAACCATCTCGCTGACGTGA
- a CDS encoding aminotransferase class I/II-fold pyridoxal phosphate-dependent enzyme: MHVAEATPLGRTPTERLESLAAANLRRERRTVRPIDVCSIEIDGRTLLNFGSNDYLGLSKHPDVLEATIEAVRTHGVGSTASALICGRTEWHERLERRLAEFEGAQSAVLFPTGYAANLGTIAVLAGAADTVFCERTNHACIIDGCRLSGARLRVFRRDRLDRLATELDRSKSGRLIAVDGIFSMEGDVAPLRELHELAVRYDATLLIDEAHATGILGETGRGSWESCGIDDDSVIRIGTMSKALGACGGFVVGQTDLTDLIWNTARTQMFSTALPPAVCAAVVTAIDVIAAEPNRRLHVRTLSRRLRSCLADVGIETLGDPEIPIVPVVVGDPKRVVEASSQLADRGFFVPAIRQPTVPRSSDRLRMSLTADHSFEEVERLAAAVADVVSNGGAT; encoded by the coding sequence ATGCATGTGGCTGAAGCGACTCCTCTCGGGCGAACACCGACGGAACGGCTTGAATCGCTAGCGGCGGCCAATCTGCGTCGTGAGCGCCGCACTGTTCGTCCGATCGATGTTTGCTCCATCGAAATCGACGGGCGAACGCTGCTGAATTTCGGCTCGAACGACTATCTCGGCCTGTCGAAACATCCGGACGTGCTCGAGGCCACAATCGAAGCTGTTCGGACCCACGGTGTCGGTTCGACCGCCAGTGCGTTGATCTGCGGCAGAACCGAATGGCACGAGCGGCTCGAACGCCGGTTGGCCGAGTTCGAAGGCGCCCAATCGGCCGTGCTTTTTCCGACTGGATACGCCGCGAATTTGGGAACGATCGCGGTTCTAGCGGGGGCCGCGGACACCGTTTTTTGCGAGCGCACCAATCACGCCTGCATCATCGACGGTTGCCGGCTTTCGGGAGCTCGACTTCGAGTGTTCCGTCGGGATCGTCTTGATCGGTTAGCCACGGAGTTGGATCGGTCGAAAAGTGGTCGGCTCATCGCGGTCGACGGAATTTTCAGCATGGAAGGTGATGTCGCACCGCTTCGTGAGTTACATGAACTCGCCGTGCGATATGACGCAACGCTTCTGATCGACGAAGCGCACGCGACGGGGATTCTGGGTGAGACGGGTCGCGGCTCATGGGAGTCATGCGGGATTGATGACGATTCGGTCATCCGCATCGGAACCATGAGTAAAGCGCTCGGCGCGTGCGGTGGTTTCGTCGTGGGGCAGACCGACCTGACCGACCTGATCTGGAATACGGCCCGAACACAGATGTTTTCCACAGCATTGCCGCCGGCAGTTTGCGCTGCGGTCGTCACAGCGATCGACGTGATCGCCGCGGAACCGAACCGCAGGTTGCATGTCAGAACATTGAGCAGGCGACTGCGGTCCTGCTTGGCCGACGTGGGGATCGAGACACTCGGCGATCCCGAGATTCCGATCGTTCCGGTGGTCGTCGGCGACCCGAAACGGGTGGTCGAAGCGTCGTCTCAACTTGCAGATCGCGGGTTCTTCGTCCCCGCCATCCGACAACCCACCGTCCCGAGATCAAGCGATCGATTGCGGATGTCCCTCACAGCCGACCACAGCTTTGAAGAGGTCGAGCGGCTCGCAGCGGCGGTTGCTGACGTGGTTTCGAATGGGGGTGCGACGTGA
- a CDS encoding alpha/beta fold hydrolase, which produces MKPTRDKLADEYPFESNFLDIDGHRLHYVDEGEGEPILCVHGNPTWSFAWRRIVKRFSDKHRVIAIDHIGCGLSDKPQDAPYTLRFHIDNLKRLIEHLDLRGATLVAHDWGGAIGCGAAGELPDRFERLVLMNTAAFRSQRIPFRIAVCRWPVVGPLGVRGLNLFARAALTMAVERKSDFSSSAKAGYLAPYDSWSNRVAIQQFVEDIPLKPNHPSYGTLVGVEQGLERLKSKPTLLVWGMKDWCFSPYFLDEFERRFPDAKVVLLDDVGHYVFEDAPEELAGAIEDFLN; this is translated from the coding sequence GTGAAGCCGACTCGCGACAAACTCGCCGACGAATACCCGTTCGAATCGAATTTTCTCGACATCGACGGGCATCGATTGCACTACGTCGATGAGGGGGAGGGCGAGCCGATCCTCTGCGTACACGGCAACCCGACGTGGAGCTTCGCCTGGCGCCGCATCGTAAAGCGCTTCAGCGATAAGCACCGAGTGATCGCGATCGACCACATCGGCTGCGGATTATCGGACAAACCGCAGGACGCCCCATATACGCTCAGATTTCACATCGACAATCTGAAGCGATTGATCGAGCACCTCGACCTCCGCGGCGCGACGTTGGTCGCTCACGATTGGGGGGGGGCGATTGGCTGCGGAGCAGCGGGAGAACTGCCCGATCGATTTGAGCGCCTGGTATTAATGAATACGGCGGCGTTTCGTTCGCAGCGGATTCCCTTTCGAATCGCGGTTTGCCGGTGGCCCGTCGTCGGCCCGCTTGGAGTCCGCGGCTTGAACTTATTCGCTCGAGCTGCGTTGACGATGGCGGTCGAACGAAAGTCTGACTTCAGTTCCTCGGCCAAAGCGGGGTATCTTGCCCCGTACGATTCGTGGTCGAACCGAGTGGCGATTCAACAGTTCGTCGAAGATATCCCGCTGAAGCCGAACCATCCCAGCTACGGGACGCTGGTCGGCGTCGAGCAGGGGTTGGAGCGGCTCAAGTCGAAGCCGACACTCTTGGTCTGGGGCATGAAAGACTGGTGCTTCTCGCCCTATTTTCTAGACGAATTCGAACGTCGGTTTCCCGACGCCAAAGTCGTTCTGCTCGACGATGTCGGGCACTACGTCTTTGAGGATGCCCCGGAAGAATTGGCGGGAGCAATCGAGGACTTCCTCAATTGA
- a CDS encoding DEAD/DEAH box helicase, with product MSDHPKTPVSADAPITFEELGLGPDSLKTLEKIGFETPSKIQAAFIPIALTGRDCSGQARTGTGKTAAFALPMLERLDLSKKGVHGIVLSPTRELSEQIANEFERLSDDRCKAACIVGGRSMDRQVKALKAGAQVVIGTPGRVIDLIGRGQLDLSKVEVAVLDEADRMLDIGFRPDIEKILRKCPSDRQTLLLSATMPNEVEGLAAKFMKNPERIDMSEDALVSTEMIEQFIITVDHDRKFDTLTRVLLQERPKQVIVFTRTKRGADTLGAKFMRKLKGVELIHGDLAQSKRDRVLREFRAGSVRMLIATDVVGRGIDISGVSHIINYDIPEFCDDYVHRIGRTGRLSSASKGRAITFVCRDQGDQLTNIEMRVNKLLEQYEVRGFEPVRAQKKAGHVDDKQSTEYSGVKSSKSSVYSHA from the coding sequence ATGTCTGATCACCCCAAGACGCCCGTGTCTGCGGACGCCCCTATTACCTTTGAAGAACTCGGGCTCGGCCCTGACTCTCTGAAAACGCTGGAAAAAATCGGTTTTGAAACCCCCAGCAAAATTCAGGCGGCGTTTATTCCGATCGCCCTGACCGGACGCGACTGCAGCGGCCAAGCACGCACAGGCACCGGAAAAACTGCTGCGTTCGCATTACCGATGCTCGAACGACTGGACCTTTCGAAAAAAGGCGTCCACGGCATCGTGCTCTCGCCGACACGCGAACTCAGCGAGCAGATCGCAAACGAATTCGAACGCCTGTCCGACGATCGCTGTAAAGCGGCGTGCATTGTCGGCGGCCGATCAATGGACCGACAAGTGAAAGCACTCAAGGCCGGGGCGCAGGTTGTGATCGGGACACCAGGCCGCGTTATTGATTTAATTGGCCGCGGACAACTCGACCTGTCGAAAGTCGAAGTCGCCGTGCTCGACGAAGCGGATCGAATGCTCGATATCGGGTTCCGCCCCGACATCGAAAAAATTCTTCGCAAATGCCCCAGCGATCGGCAGACGCTTCTACTCTCGGCGACGATGCCGAATGAAGTGGAAGGACTGGCAGCGAAGTTCATGAAGAACCCCGAGCGGATCGACATGTCTGAAGATGCGCTCGTCTCGACCGAGATGATCGAGCAATTCATCATCACCGTCGATCACGATCGGAAATTCGACACGCTCACCCGCGTGTTGCTTCAGGAGCGTCCGAAGCAGGTCATCGTCTTCACCCGAACGAAACGGGGCGCGGACACGCTCGGTGCGAAATTTATGCGGAAGCTCAAAGGCGTTGAACTGATCCATGGCGACCTGGCCCAGTCGAAGCGAGACCGCGTGCTGCGAGAGTTTCGAGCCGGCAGCGTGCGGATGTTGATTGCGACCGACGTTGTCGGACGCGGGATCGACATCAGCGGAGTCTCGCACATCATCAACTACGATATCCCGGAATTTTGCGATGACTACGTGCATCGCATCGGGCGGACGGGGCGACTTTCCTCCGCATCGAAGGGGCGCGCAATTACCTTCGTTTGCCGAGATCAGGGTGACCAGCTCACCAACATTGAAATGCGGGTCAACAAACTGCTCGAACAGTACGAAGTACGCGGCTTCGAACCGGTCCGGGCTCAGAAGAAGGCCGGGCACGTCGACGACAAGCAGTCGACCGAGTATTCCGGCGTGAAGTCATCAAAGTCCTCAGTGTATTCGCACGCTTAA
- the ftsH gene encoding ATP-dependent zinc metalloprotease FtsH, which produces MADPRKPNSQPPPNSDQPSPGKQSNGKQSDGKSKGGTQPEDDEPQRSGVSTALVVAAFVGIALLALFGPWDRIPGEEKSWSEFLALYRSGEIAKIDIYGKQVAAELKPEKTSTAGDEEPEGEKIYATAPNGFEQTDLFDKMTNDSGKDAPVVTAHNTELSVGTQVMLYLLVPFLIFGFLIFMMRRASDPMSGGGMLGNFVRSPAKRFRGSETETSFDDVAGMDQAKAELEEVVDFLKSPAKFQRLGATIPKGVLLMGSPGTGKTLLARATAGEAGVPFFSINGSEFIQMFVGVGASRVRDMFKTAKEAAPCILFIDEVDAIGRERGAGLGGGHDEREQTLNQILSEMDGFTPSETVIVMAATNRPDILDPALLRPGRFDRHITVDKPNKKGREGILKVHVRKVPLADTVDLGSVAASTIGFSGAELRNLVNEAALLATRKEKSVVEMDDFDEARDKVLMGPQREDILGDHERRMTAYHEAGHALLAWLLPTLDPVYKVTIVPRGRSLGLTQFIPEEEQYNIGERKLHDQLTMILGGRAAEKLIFDETSAGAEDDIRKGTQLARRMVARWGMSDVIGPVSFRQGEEHPFLGKEMQHSRDFSEDTARQVDQEIQRFMMEASERATQLLDEHHAKLDAVADALLEHESIGKQEMISLLGERDVARTNGKV; this is translated from the coding sequence ATGGCCGACCCTCGGAAGCCAAATTCTCAGCCGCCACCAAACTCCGACCAACCGTCCCCCGGCAAGCAGTCGAATGGCAAGCAGTCGGACGGCAAGTCGAAAGGCGGCACGCAACCGGAGGACGACGAGCCCCAGCGTTCGGGGGTCAGTACCGCCCTTGTGGTCGCCGCTTTTGTGGGGATCGCACTGCTGGCCCTGTTCGGACCTTGGGATCGAATTCCCGGCGAGGAAAAATCGTGGTCCGAGTTTCTGGCTCTCTACCGGTCGGGCGAAATCGCCAAGATCGATATTTACGGCAAACAGGTTGCTGCGGAACTCAAGCCTGAAAAGACATCGACCGCTGGCGACGAAGAACCCGAAGGGGAGAAGATTTACGCCACGGCTCCGAACGGGTTCGAGCAAACGGACCTGTTCGATAAAATGACAAACGACTCCGGCAAAGATGCGCCGGTCGTCACCGCTCATAACACGGAACTGAGCGTCGGCACGCAAGTGATGCTTTATCTGCTCGTGCCCTTTCTGATTTTCGGGTTCCTGATCTTCATGATGCGTCGGGCATCGGATCCCATGTCGGGTGGGGGGATGCTCGGCAATTTCGTGCGAAGTCCCGCCAAACGATTTCGAGGCTCCGAGACCGAAACGTCGTTTGACGACGTTGCCGGAATGGATCAGGCGAAAGCCGAACTGGAAGAGGTCGTCGACTTCTTAAAAAGTCCCGCGAAATTCCAACGCCTCGGCGCGACGATTCCCAAGGGCGTGCTGCTAATGGGGTCTCCCGGTACGGGGAAGACGCTGCTGGCGCGGGCGACCGCCGGGGAGGCGGGCGTGCCATTCTTCAGCATCAACGGGTCCGAGTTCATACAGATGTTTGTTGGCGTCGGGGCAAGCCGGGTCCGTGACATGTTCAAGACCGCGAAAGAAGCCGCACCCTGCATTCTGTTTATTGACGAAGTCGATGCGATCGGTCGCGAACGGGGGGCCGGTCTGGGGGGCGGGCATGACGAACGCGAGCAAACGCTCAACCAGATTCTCAGCGAAATGGACGGCTTTACGCCGTCCGAAACGGTGATCGTTATGGCGGCGACAAACCGCCCTGATATTCTCGATCCCGCCCTGCTCCGTCCCGGACGATTCGACCGGCACATCACCGTTGATAAACCGAACAAGAAGGGCCGTGAAGGCATTTTGAAAGTACATGTCCGCAAAGTGCCTCTCGCCGATACGGTCGATCTCGGATCCGTCGCGGCGAGTACGATCGGATTTTCAGGCGCCGAACTCCGCAATCTCGTGAACGAAGCGGCTCTGCTGGCCACCAGAAAAGAGAAGTCGGTCGTCGAGATGGACGACTTCGATGAGGCTCGTGACAAGGTGTTGATGGGGCCTCAGCGTGAAGACATCCTCGGCGATCACGAACGCCGAATGACCGCGTATCACGAAGCGGGGCACGCGTTGCTCGCCTGGCTGCTGCCGACGCTCGATCCCGTGTACAAGGTCACCATTGTACCTCGAGGTCGGTCACTCGGGCTCACGCAATTCATTCCCGAAGAAGAGCAATACAATATTGGAGAGCGGAAGCTGCACGATCAATTGACCATGATTTTAGGCGGGCGTGCAGCTGAGAAGCTGATTTTTGATGAGACCTCAGCTGGCGCTGAAGATGACATTCGCAAAGGAACGCAGTTGGCCCGGCGCATGGTCGCACGCTGGGGGATGAGCGATGTGATCGGCCCCGTCAGTTTTCGGCAGGGGGAGGAGCACCCATTTCTCGGCAAAGAGATGCAGCACTCCCGCGACTTCAGTGAGGACACCGCGCGGCAGGTCGATCAGGAAATCCAGCGGTTTATGATGGAAGCCTCCGAACGCGCGACGCAATTGCTCGACGAACACCATGCCAAACTTGATGCCGTAGCCGATGCGTTGCTGGAACACGAAAGCATCGGGAAACAGGAGATGATCAGTCTTCTGGGTGAGCGGGACGTCGCGAGGACGAACGGCAAGGTATAA
- a CDS encoding glycosyltransferase family 2 protein yields MSADVMLPTIDGTPYTADWYRSAEAAFGRHVCSQLGFYAVPNDFVLSVVIPVYNEQETLREIVDRVRGVPIPKEIVLVDDGSRDQSGEIMRSLEMEGADDPKNRIRAVFQEKNQGKGAALRRGLMEATGDAVIIQDADLEYNPDEYPRLLEPMIRGDADVVYGSRFLGDRAHRVLYFWHYLGNKFLTLLSNCFTNLNLTDMETCYKLFRRDVVEAIHPTLQQNRFGFEPEVTAKIARRNFRVYEVSVSYAGRTYEDGKKIGIRDGFKALWCIVRYGLAD; encoded by the coding sequence ATGTCCGCGGATGTGATGCTGCCCACCATTGACGGAACACCCTACACCGCCGATTGGTACCGCTCCGCCGAAGCGGCATTCGGGCGGCACGTTTGCTCTCAGCTTGGTTTCTATGCCGTTCCGAATGACTTCGTGCTTTCGGTCGTCATTCCTGTCTACAACGAGCAGGAAACCCTCCGAGAGATCGTCGATCGCGTTCGCGGTGTCCCGATTCCCAAAGAGATCGTCCTCGTCGACGATGGCAGCCGAGACCAAAGCGGCGAAATCATGCGGTCTTTGGAAATGGAGGGGGCTGACGACCCCAAGAATCGAATCCGAGCCGTCTTTCAAGAGAAAAATCAGGGTAAGGGAGCGGCGCTGCGACGGGGTCTAATGGAGGCGACCGGCGACGCAGTTATCATCCAAGATGCCGATCTCGAGTATAATCCCGATGAGTATCCGCGGCTTCTCGAGCCGATGATTCGCGGTGATGCAGATGTCGTCTATGGAAGCCGGTTCCTCGGCGACCGAGCCCATCGGGTGCTCTACTTTTGGCATTACCTCGGGAATAAATTTTTGACGCTGCTCTCCAACTGCTTTACCAACCTCAATCTGACCGACATGGAGACCTGCTACAAGTTGTTCCGGCGCGACGTCGTTGAAGCCATTCATCCGACGTTGCAGCAGAACCGGTTCGGTTTCGAGCCTGAGGTCACCGCAAAGATTGCGAGAAGGAATTTCCGAGTCTACGAAGTCTCGGTCAGCTACGCGGGACGGACGTATGAGGACGGCAAGAAGATCGGAATCCGCGACGGATTCAAGGCTCTGTGGTGCATTGTGCGGTACGGTCTAGCTGATTGA